The nucleotide window GCAGCGCGGCCGCCTGAGCGAGCAGGGCGGCCAGGTCGATCTGCTCGCCGCCGCGTTCCCAACTGCGGATCGACTCGCTGAGCAGCCACAGTCCCATCACGTTGCGCAGGTAGCGCACCCGGCCGTCGACCCCGCCCTCGTTGGTGAAGTTCGCGGCCCGGCTGGCCTCGGTGAGCACGGGCGACGGCAGCTCCACACCCACGAGCGACCAGGTGCCGCTGGAGATGTAGGCGCAGTCGTCGGTGAGCATCGGCACCGCGACGACGGCGGAGGCCGTGTCGTGCGATCCCACCGCGACGAGTTCGAGACTGTCGCGCCCGATCTCAGCGGCTACGCCGGGCAGGAGCGCCCCGATCGGCTCGCCGGCCGAGACGAGGTCGGGGAACAGGGCGCGGGGCAGCTGGAGCCTGGCGATGAGAGCGTCGTTCCAGCCGGCGGATGTGCCGCCGACGGCGTGCAGCAGCCCGGTGGTCGAGGCGTTGCTGCGTTCGGCGACCCGGCGGCCGGTGAGCCAGAAGCCGAGCAGATCGGGGATCAGCAGCAGGCCGTCCGCCGCCTGGAGGTCGCCGGCCGCCCGGTCGGCGGCCAGCTGGTACAGCGTGTTGAAGGGCAGCACCTGGAGGCCGTTCTGGCGATACAGCTCCGCCGGCGGCACCAGGGCGTGAGTGGCCGCGGCGCCGGCCGGGTTGCGGCCGTCCCGGTAGTGGAACGGGGTGCCCAGCACCCGGTCGCCGCGCAGCAGCGCGTAGTCGACGGCCCAGGAGTCGATGCCGATGCTGGCCAGCCCCGGCGCTTCGCGCACCGCGGCCTGCAGCCCGCTCAGCGCGTTGCGGTACAGCTCCAGGATGTTCCAGTGCAGCCCGTCGATGGTGCGCACCGGGTTGTTCGGGAACCGGGCCACCGAGTGCAGGTCGAGCCGGTTGGGGCCGACCTCGCCGAGCATGACCCGGCCGCTCGACGCGCCGAGGTCGACCGCCGCGACGGTGCCGCTGCCCCCGCCGCCGACCGTGGTCACCGGAGGAAGGCGGCGGCGACGCCGGCGTCGACGGGGATGTGCAGGCCGGTGGTGTGGCTCAGGTCGCTTGTGCAGAGCACGAACACGGCGTTGGCCACGTTCTCGGGCAGCACCTCGCGCTTGAGCAGCGTGCGCTGGGCGTAGTACTTGCCCAGGTCGTCTTCCTTCACTCCGTAGACCGCGGCGCGTTTGGCGCCCCAGCCGCCGGCGAAGATGCCGGAGCCGCGCACGACCCCGTCGGGGTTGATGCCGTTGACCTTCACGCCGTACTCGCCGAGCTCAGCGGCCAACAGCCGCACCTGATGCGCCTGGTCGGCCTTGGTCGCCGAGTACGCGATGTTGTTGGGCCCGGCGAACACCGAGTTCTTCGACGAGATGTAGATGATGTCGCCACCCAGCTTCTGGTCGATGAGCACCTTCGCAGCCGCCCGCGAGACCAGGAACGAGCCCTTGGCCATCACATTGTGCTGCAGGTCCCAGTCGGCCACCGTGGTCTCGAGCAGCGACTTGGACAGCGACAGGCCGGCGTTGTTCACGACCAGGTCGAGACCGCCGAAGGCGAGCACGGCGGCGTCCACGGATGCCTGCACCTGGGCCTCGTCGGTGACGTTAGCCTGCACGCCGATCGCCACGTCTTCGCTGCCGATCTCGGCGGCGGCGGCCTGCGCCTTGGCCAGGTCGAGGTCGGCGATGACGACGCAGGCTCCCTCAGCGGCCAGCCGGGTGGCGATGGCCTTGCCGATACCGGACGCCGCTCCGGTGACGAGGGCGACGCGGGTGGCCAGCGGTTTGGCCTTCGGCATCCGCTGCAGCTTGGCCTCTTCGAGGGCCCAGTATTCGATTTTGAACTTCTCGGCCTCGTCGATCGGCGCGTAGCTGGAGAGCCCTTCGGCGCCGCGCATGACGTTGACGGCGTTGAGGTAGAACTCGCCAGCGACCCTGGCGGTCTGCTTGTTCGCACCGTAGCTGAACATGCCCACGCCGGGGATGAGCACGATGAGCGGGTCGGCGCCGCGGATGGCGGGGGAGCCCTCCACGGCGTTCCGGTCGTAGTAGTCCTGGTAGTCGGCGCGGTAGGCCTCGTGCAGCTCCTGCAGGCGCGCGATCGAGTCCTCGACCGAGGCGTCGGCCGGCAGGTCGAGCAGCATCGGCTTCACCTTGGTGCGCAGGAAGTGGTCGGGGCAGCTGGTGCCGAGCGCGGCCAGGCGCGGGTGCTCGGTGCGGGAGAGGAAGTCCAACACCTCCGGCGCATCGGTGAAGTGGCCCACCTTGGCGCTGTCGGTGGAGACCAGGCCGCGCAGCACCGGAGCGAGAGCCGCGGCCTTGGCCCGGCGTTCCGCCTCGGCCAGCGGCCCGTAGCCGGCCAGCACCGCGCCAAAGGGCTCGGCGATGGAGTGCTCGGCGATGTAGGCGGTCGCGGTGGTGATGATCCAGAGCGAATTGGCCTCGCAGGTCGCACTGGTGTCGCCCCACGCGCTGATGCCGTGGCCGCCGAGGATACAGCCGATGGCCTGCGGATTGGCGGCCCTGATCGCGGCGATGTCCAGGCCCAGCTGGAAACCGGGGCGGCGCCAGGGCACCCAGACCACGCGGTCGCCGAAGATCGTGCCGGTGAGGGCCTCACCGTCGGCGACGGTCGCGATCGCGATGCCGGCATCCGGGTGCAGGTGGTCGACGTGGGCGGCGTCGACGAGCCCGTGCATGGGGGTGTCGATCGACGGCGCCGCGCCGCCCTTGCCGTGCAATGTGTAGTCGAGCGCGGCGACCATCTCGTCTTCGCGGTCCTCACCGAGGTAAACGTTGACCAGGGCCCGCATCCGGTCCAGCCGCAGCACGGCCAGCCCGGCCTCGGTGAGGGTGCCGAGGTCGCCGCCGGAGCCCTTCACCCAGAGCAGCTCGATGGTCTCACCGGTGACGGGGTCGATCTCGGTGCCCTTCGCGGAGGTATTGCCGCCGGCATAGTTGGTGTTGCGGGGGTCGGCGCCGAGCCGGTTGGAGCGAGCGATGAGCTCTGCGGCAGTGGGGTTGGTCATGGCGAAACTTTCTCTCTCTGGGTCGGAAACGGGGGCTCAACTGTTGCCAATCCGGACATTTGCGCCCGGTGCGCCGGACGCACTTGTCCGTTTTGGGAACAGTTGGTGCAGGTCAGGCGCCCCAGCCGGCCTGCTGGCCGCCGGCGCGGTCGGCGGCGATGGCCTCCTGGTAGCCGGATGCGGCGTAGGCGGCCATCGGGTCGGCCGGCAGCCCGCGGGTCTCCCGCCAGTTGGCGAGGTGCGGGCGCACATCGGTATAGAAGGCATCCATCAGGATGCCGTTCGCGCCGAGTACGTCGCCGGCGTCCTGAGCGCTGGTGAGTGCGGTGCGGTCCACGAGCAGCGCGCGGGCGGTCATCTCCTGTACGTTCAGCACCGACCGGATCTGGCCGGGGATCTTGTCTTCGACGTTGTGGCACTGGTCGAGCATGAAGGCGACGGTGGAGTCGGGGCCGAAGCCGCCGCCGCGGATGACCTCGTAGAGGATCCGGAACAGCTGGAACGGGTCGGCGGCGCCGACGATGAGGTCGTCGTCGGCGTAGAAGCGGGAGTTGAAGTCGAACGAGCCGAGCTTGCCGAGCCGCAACAGCTGCGCGACGATGAACTCGATGTTGGTGCCGGGGGCGTGGTGGCCGGTGTCCAGGCAGACCAGGGCGCGCTCGCCGAGGGCCGAGACCTGGGCGTAGGAGGTTCCCCAGTCGGGCACGTCGGTGTGATAGAAAGCGGGCTCGAAGAACTTGTACTCGAGCACCAGGCGCTGGTTCTCGCCGATGCGGGCGTAGATCTTCGCGAGCGAGTCGGCGAGGCGGTCCTGGCGGCCACGGATGTCGCCCTGGCCGGGATAGTTGGTGCCGTCGGCCAGCCATACCTTGAGGTCCTGCGACCCCGTGGCGTGCATGATGTCGATGCACTCGAAGTGGTGGTCGATGGCCTTCTGGCGCACAGCGGCATCCGTGTGGGTGAGGCTGCCGAACTTGTAGGCGTCGTCCTGAAAGGTATTGGAATTGACCGTGCCGAGGGCCAGCCCGCGCTCGCCGGCGAAGTCCCGCAGGGCGGCGTAGTCGTCGACCTTGTCCCACGGGATGTGCAGTGCCACCGACGGGGCCAGGCCGGTGTGCCGGTGCACGGTGGCGGCATCCGCGATTTTCTCCTGGATGGTGCGGGGGGTACCGGGGGTGGAGAACACCTTGAACCGGGTGCCGGAGTTACCGAATGCCCAGGAGGGCAGTTCGATGGCCTGCGTGGCGAGTTGGGGGGTGATGGAATCGAACGTCGTCATGAGGTGGTCACTTCTCTGTGATCGCTGGTGGAACTGGATGTCAGGGTGGGCCGCCACGGCTGCGACGGCCCACCTCTGTGAGCGCGGCTAGAAGTCGAAGTCGCCGATGTTGTCCTTGTCGAAGACGAACGGGTCGCCGAGGAGAACCACGCCGTCGGCGCCCACGGTGAACTCGCCCAGTTCGCCGGCGTCGAAGCTGTCGCCGTCTTCGCCGGTGATGGTGCCCTCAACGAGAGCCTTGGCCGCGTAGGCGGCCAGGTAGCCCAGGTCAGCCGGGTTCCACAGTGCGAAGGAGGTGACGGTGCCGTCTTCGACGTAGTCACGCATCTGGTTCGGGGTGCCGAGGCCGGTGAGCGCCACGGTGCCCTTGTACTCAGACGTCTGCAGGTACCGGGCCGCGGCCGCGATTCCGACGGTCGTGGGCGACATGATGCCCTTGAGGTTGGGGTGGCTCTGCAGCAGCGCCGCCGTCTTGTCGAACGATGTCTGGTCGTCGTCGTCGCCGTACACGGTCTCGACCAGGGTGATGTTCGGGTGGTTGGTGGCCAGCTCGTCCTTCATCAGCTCGATCCAGGCGTTCTGGTTCGTGGCGTTGGCCGATGCCGAGAGGATGGCGACCTCGCCGGCGTCGCCGATCTGCTCGGCGATCAGGTCCACCTGCACCTTGGCGATGCCCTCGGCATCGGCCTGGTTGATGAACACGTCGCGGTACTCAGGGTCGGTGTCAGAGTCGAAGGTGACGACCTTGACTCCGGCGTCACGCGCCTCGGTCAGGGCACCGCCGATGGCCTTGGGGTCGTTGGCCGACACGACGATCGCTCCCACTCCCTGCTGGGTGAGGGTGTTGATGTAGCTGACCTGGCCGTCCGGCGTGGCTTCGACGGGGCCGACCTCGGCGTAGGTTCCGCCGAACTCGTCGATGGCCGTCTTGCCACCGTTGTCGGAGGTGTCGAAGTACGGGTTGCCCAGGTTCTTGGGCAGGAAGGTGATGGCAAGGTTGGCGTCTCCGCCGGCCTCATCGGTTCCTCCGGAGGAGCTGGTGTCTGACGAGCAGCCGGTGGCGACGAGAGCGAGGCTCAGGGCGACGGCGGCGATGGCCGCCGTGCGGCCCTTCCGGGTGCCGTGGGTGCGAAACAACATCATTGTTCTTCCTTTCAATGCGGTGAGTGTTGGGCTGTGCGATTGCGGAACTACGCCGATGGTGCGGCGCCCCTGCCCTTTCTGGATCTTCCGGCCCGCTGCACGGTGTTCTGCAACCAGACCAGAAAGCTTGTTGACACCACGGAGAGCACGAGGAGCACTCCGGTGATGATGTTGATGACGTCGGCGGTCACGTTGGCGAGGCGCAGAGCGCTGCCGAGGACCCCGATGAGCAGGACCCCGGCGATCACGCCGTGCAGGGCGCCGCGGCCGCCGAAGATGGAGACCCCGCCCAGCAGCACCGCGGCGATCACCTGCAGCTCGAGGCCCGTGGCGTTGTCGCCCCTGGCGCTGCCGAATCGCAGCGTGTAGTAGATGCCGGCCAGTGCCGACACGGCGCCGGCGAGCACGAAGAGGATGAACTTGGTGCGGTTCACGTTGACGCCGGAGAAGGTCGCCGCCTCCGAGCTCTGGCCGATCGAGTAGATGCCGCGTCCGAACGGTGTGAAGTGCAGCAGCAGCGCGAAGATCACCAGCAGGATCACGAAGGGGATCATGATGCTGGGCACCGCCGTTCCGGTGATCTTCGACTTGGCCAGGTCGGTCCAGAACTGGGGGAAGTCGGTGACGGCCGTCGTGCCGAGCAGGCCGACCGCCAACCCGCGGTACAGCGCCAGCGACCCGATGGTGACGGCCAGTGACGGCAGGCCGACGACGGTGACCAGGAATCCGTTGATCGCCCCGCCGACGCATCCGACCAGAACGGCGAGGAGCCCGGCGACGGGGACGCTCAGGCCGCCCTGGTGCAGGATCCCGACGAGCACGCTGCTGAGCCCGACCATGCTGGCCACGGACAGGTCGATCTCACCCGTGATGATGATGAGGGTCATCGGCAGGGCGATGAGCAGGATCGGGGCGACGTCCAGCAGCAGGTAGGTCATGGTGAGGGGGCTGCCGAAGTTGTTCACCCGCAGCATGGCGACCACGATCACGATCACCAGCAGGACGATCACCGCGCTCTCCCTGGTGAGGAGCAGGCGGCGCCAGAGCGGGTGCCCGTAGTCGCGGTAGGTGCGGGTGGCGGCGGTGCCGGCGACTGTCGTGTCACTCATGGGCGTCGTCCCTTTCTTCCCGGAGCTTGCGCGATTGTCGGAGAGCCAGAATGCGGTCGAGCACGATGGCGCCGATGATGAGGGCGCCCACCACGGCTCGCTGCCAGAAGTCGGGCACGCCCAGGATCGGCAGGGCCCGGTTGATGGTGAGGAGCAGGGCGGCGCCGAGGGCGGCACCCCAGACGGTTCCGCTGCCGCCGAAGATGGCGACACCGCCGATCACGGCCGCGCCGACCGCGTCGAGTTCGAATCCGCTGCCGGCCTGGGAATTGATCGTGCCGTACCGGGCGGCGTAGAGCACACCGGCCAGACCGGCCAGGCTGCCGCAGGCGATGAACGCGATCAGGATGCGCCGGGTCACCTTGAGCCCGTAGAGCTCGGCGGCGGCAGGTTCGGAGCCGATCGCGTAGAACTCGCGGCCACCCCTGGTGTTGCGCATGTACCAGCCGGCGGCGGCTAAGACCACCAGGGCGATCAGGGTCAGCAGCGGGATCCCCAGGAGTGAACCGGTGCCCAGCGCCAGGAAGTCCTTGGGCATGTCCGACGCGTTGATCCGGTCGCTCCCGGCCCACAGCACGTTGATGCCCCGATAGGCATAGAGCGTGCCCAGGGTGATCACCAGGGCGGGCACCCGGGCGAAGGCGACGAGTGCGCCGTTGATGAGCCCGAGCAGCCCGCCGAACACGATGCCGGCGACGAAGACCGCCACGACCGGAATGCCGGGGATATCGATGAACAGCCGGCCGGTCAGGTAGGCGGTGAGCCCGAGCACCGACCCCACCGAGAGGTCGACGCTGCGGGTGATGATCACGATCGCCTGGCCGATGGCCACAAGGATCAGGATGGCCGGGGTCAGCAGCAGGTCGCGCCAGCCGTCTGAACTGAAGATGAAGTTCGGGTTGACCGCCGTCGCGGCCACGATCACCACGATCAGGGCGAGCAGGATGCTCGTCTCGCGGGCGCCGATGAAGGACTTGAGCAGGCGCACGGCCGGCTCGCCCCTGGTGGGTGTCAGTGTGGTCACTTGGAGTGCTCCGTTGCGTGGGTCGCGGCGTACATGACGGTCTCAGAGGTGGCGTCGCTGCGGCTGATGTCGGCGGTGATGCGTCCCTCGCACATCACGAGCACCCTGTCGGCCATGCCGAGCACCTCGGGCAGCTCGGAGGAGATCATGAGGATCGCCAGGCCCTGGCCGGCGAGCTCGGAGAGCAGCCTGTGCACTTCGGCCTTGGTGCCGATGTCGATGCCGCGGGTGGGTTCGTCGATGATGAGCACCCGCGGGTCGGTGGCCAGCCATTTCGCCAGCACGACCTTCTGTTGGTTTCCGCCGCTGAGTGTGCCGGCGACGGCGTCGAGGGCGTTGGTCTTCACCTCCAGGCGGCTGGCCCAGATGCGGGCGGCGGCGTTCTCGGCGGCCGCGGAGATCAGGCCGGCCTTGGTGAGCGTCTGCTGGATCGACATCGTTGTGTTGCGGGCGACGCTCGAGTCGATGACCAGACCCTGTTTGCGTCGATCCTCCGGCACGAGGGCGAGGCCCAGGTTCATGGCCGCCACCGGATTGTGTTTCGGTACCCGGCGCCCGGCCATCGTGACGGTGCCGGAATCGTAGACGTCCACCCCGAAGACGGCCCTGGCGACCTCGCTGCGGCCGGCGCCCACGAGTCCGGCCAGGCCCACGATCTCGCCGCTGCGCACCGAGAAGGTGATGTCGTGGAACACTCCGGCGGAGGTGAGGCCGGCCACGTCCAGGACCGTCTCGCCGATGACCGCTTCCTGCTTGGGGAAGAGGTCGGTGATGTCGCGGCCCACCATGCGGCGCACGATCTCGTTCACGCTGGTGTCGTCGATGGCGTCCGTGGAGATGTAGCGGCCGTCGCGCATGACCGTGATGGTGTCGCAGAGTGCGAAGACCTCGTCGAAGCGGTGCGAGATGAAGACGATCGCCCGACCCTCGTCGCGCAGGCTGCGGGCCACCGCGAACAGCCGGTCGACCTCGACGCCGCTGAGGGCCGCGGTGGGCTCGTCCATGATGAGCACCCGGGCATCCAGCGAGATCGCCTTGGAGATCTCGATGATCTGCTGGTCAGCGATCGACAGGCCCTCAGCGGGGCGATCGGGGTCCATCCGCACGGCCAACCTGGCGAAGAGTTCCTCCACCTCGGCGCGCATCCGCTTGCGGTCGATACGCCCGAACCGGTTGGTGGGCTGACGCCCCATGAAGATGTTCTCGGTCACCGACAGGTCGGGGAATAGCGTCGGTTCCTGGTAGATCACGGCGATGCCGGCCGCCTTGGATTGGGCCGTCGAGGTGAAGTCGACGCTCTCGCCGCGCAGCAGGAGCTCACCGGCGTCGCGCTGGTAGAGCCCGGCGATGATCTTGACGAGCGTGGACTTGCCTGCGCCGTTTTCGCCGACCAGGGCGTGAATCGAGTTCATCTGCACGGTGAGGTCGGCAGACGCGAGGGCCACGACGGGGCCGAAAGACTTGGCCACGTTGCGGAGTTGGAGGGCGGCGGGACCGGACGTGCCGGAGCTAATCGTCATTGACGTGACCTATTCTTCGGCGCTGAAGGATGGGGAGTAGTTGAATCGTTTTAATCGACTGGTGAAGAATATATGTCGACGACGAGACAGTGTCAAGCAACGACTTGGTCACGGATGCGCCGCGGGCGCGCGGCGTCCGGAAAACCGGGTCAGGCGTTGAGGGCGGCGAGTTGGCTCTCGAGGTTGAAGGCCTCGGTCAGCTGCAGGAATCCGGTGTCGGGTGCGCCGTCGAGGGCGACGAAGAAGTCACCCATCTCGGCCTGCCAGCGCTTGTTGACCTCGGTCGCCGCCATGCCGGCCTGCGCGGCCGCGAGGTCGTCGGTCTCGAGGTAGCCGATCAGCAGGCCGTCTGCGCGCAGGAACAGGGAGTAGTTGTGCCAGCCGGTGGCGGCCAGGGCGCGCAGCATGTCCGGCCAGACCGCGGCGTGCCGCCGGGTGTATTCGGGAATGAGTTCAGGCTTCACCTGCAGTTGGAAGCACACACGCTCGCGGTGGCTGACGCTCGTCATTGAGGACCTCTGCTTCTGGGGGAAAATGACATGAATCGATTCAATCATGACGTGTCGATGTGCTCTCCGCAAGCCGCGGCGGGCCAAAACGAATCGTTTCACTGACCGGCCGCTAAACTGCAATCGGATTCGCGGCGAAGGAGAACCGGTGGCATCAATCAGTGTGCGCGAGGTTGCGGCCGAGGCCGGAGTCTCGGTGGGCACGGTCTCCAATGTGCTCAACCGGCCGGACAAGGTCTCGGCAGGTACGGTCGCCAGGGTCCAGGCGGCGATCGAGCTGCTCGGCTTCGTGCGCAACGACGCGGCCCGCCAGCTCCGCGCCGGTCGCAGCCGCAGCATCGGCCTCGTCGTGCTCGACGTGGGCAACCCCTTCTTCACCGACCTCGCCCGAGGCGCGGAAGACCGCGCCGCCCAGGCTGGGTTGACCGTGTTGCTGGGCAACAGCGACGAGACCGTCGAGCGCGAAAGCGCCTATCTCGACCTGTTCGAGGAGCAGCGGGTGCACGGCGTGCTGATCTCCCCCCTCGGCGACAGCGGCGAGCAGCTCAAACGGTTGCGACGGCGCGGCACCCCCACGGTTCTCGTGGACCGGCAGACCGAGGATCGCAGCTTCTCGTCTGTGGCGGTCGATGACGTGGCGGGCGGCTACCTGGCCGCGAGCCACCTGATTGCCGTCGGGCGCACCCGGCTGGCCTTCGTCGGCGGGCCCCACAGCATCCGTCAGGTGACCGACCGGCTGGAGGGCGCCCGCAAGGCGGTCGCCGAACATCCGGGCGTCTCGCTCGAGTCGCTTGACACCGCGTCACTCTCGGTTCTCGAAGGCCGCCGGGTGGGCGAAGGCCTTCTGGCGCGGCCGGTGGATGCCCGGCCGGACGCTGTTTTCGCGGCCAACGACCTGCTCGCCCTCGGCGTTCTGCAGGCGCTGAGCATGTTCGGCGATGTGCGCGTGCCGGAGGAGATCGCCCTGATCGGCTACGACGACATCGCCTTCGCGTCAGCGGCTGTCGTGCCGCTGTCGTCGATCCGGCAGCCGAGCGCCCTGATCGGCTCGACGGCCGTCGACCTGCTGCTGCGCGAGGCCGAGGCCGGCGAGGCCTTCGTGCCGGAGCAGATCGTGTTCCAGCCCGAGCTGGTGGTGCGCGCCTCCACTGGCGGCTGACGCCCAGAGCCGAACGGGGCTGGGGCGATCGCGAGGATCGGCGACCCGTTTTCGGGTGCACACGGGCCTCTGTCGAGGGCTGTTCGGCGTGCGCCGCGGCGGAGTTGACCCGCTCCGGCTTCCGGGGTTATGCTCCTTGTGTTGAAACGATTCAATCAAAGGACGAGGATTCCCATGAGCAGGGCAAGCAACGAGCTGAGAGAAGAGATTCTGTACTGGTGCCGCGAGTCGGTGCGCACCGGACTGAACTTCAACACCCAGGGCAACATTTCCATCCGGCTGCCCGAGCACGAGGCGATCGTCATCACCCCGTCCGGCATCCGCTACGACGTGCTGACCATCGATCAGATGGTCGTCGTCGGCTACGACGGCGTCGTACTCGAGGGTGACCTGTTCCCCTCCACCGAAACGGATGTGCACCTCGCGCACTACCGCCGCCGCCCCGACGTCAACGCCATCGTGCACACCGAATCGCCCTACGCCAACATGTTCGGCGCCGTCGGCAAGACCATCGACCCCGTGCTGCTGAACATGGTGCTCTACGCCAAGGGTGCCGTGCGGATCATGCCGTTCGAGTTCTCCACCAACACCGACTTCGGCGAACTGAGCGCGGCCTTGATGGGCGACGACACCAACGCTGTCGTCTGGGGCAACCACGGCATGCTCTCGGTCGGCGAGGATGTCGCCGGCGCCTTCAAGGTCGCCGTTGCGGTCGAAGCCAACGCTCAGGTGCTGCACGGCGCACTCGCGCTGGGCACGCCGAACATCCTGCAGCTGGACCACATCGTGATCCCAGAGGGCGCACGCCTGCCATGACGCTCACCCCGGAAACTCTCTCCCTCCTGGAAACCCAGGCCATCGAACTGCCCTCCTGGGCCTTCGGCAACTCGGGTACCCGGTTCAAGGTGTTCGGCACCCCCGGCACTCCGCGCACCCCGCAGGAGAAGATCGCGGATGCAGCCCAGGTGAATGCCTACACCGCGCTCTCGCCCAGCGTCGCGCTGCACATCCCCTGGGACAAGGTGGACGACTACGACGAGCTCGGCCGTTTCGCCGAAGACCACGGCGTGAAGCTCGGCACCGTCAATTCGAACACCTTCCAGGACGACGCCTACAAGTTCGGCAGCCTCACCCACATCGACGCGGCCGTGCGGCAGAAGGCCATCGACCACCACTTCGAGTGCATCGACGTGATGGACGCGACCGGCTCCCGCGACCTCAAGGTGTGGCTGGCCGACGGCACCAACTACCCCGGCCAGGGCGACATTCGCGGCCGCCAGGACCGCCTCGCCGATTCACTGGCGAAGATCTACGCCCGGGTCGGCGAGAACCAGCGCCTGGTGCTCGAGTACAAGTTCTTCGAGCCCGCTTTTTATCACACGGATGTGCCCGACTGGGGAACCTCCTACGCCCAGGTCTCGGCCCTCGGCGACCGGGCGATGGTGTGCCTGGACACCGGTCACCACGCCCCCGGCACCAACATCGAGTTCATCGTCGCGCAGCTGCTCCGGCTCGGAAAGCTCGGCTCGTTCGACTTCAACTCCAGGTTCTACGCCGACGACGACCTCATCGTGGGTGCCGCCGACCCGTTCCAGCTGTTCCGGATCCTCTACGAGGTCATCCGAGGCGGCGGTTTCGGCCCCGACTCCACCGTGGCGTTCATGCTCGACCAGTGCCACAACGTGGAGGAGAAGATCCCCGGCCAGATCCGGTCGGTGCTGAACGTGCAGGAGATGACTGCCCGCGCTCTGCTGGTGGACGCCGACGCCCTCGCCACGGCGCAGGCGAACGAGGACGTGCTCGGCGCCAATGGCATCCTTATGGATGCCTTCTACGCCGATGTGCGCCCCGACCTCGCCGCCTGGCGCGAGTCCCGCGGTCTGGCCGGCGACCCGATGAAGGCGTACGCCGCATCCGGCTACCAGGAGAAGATCTCGGCCGACCGGGTCGGCGGCCAGCAGGCCAGCTGGGGCGCCTGATGCCGCACGCCGTCGTCGCGGCCGTCGACCTCGGCGC belongs to Cryobacterium sp. SO2 and includes:
- a CDS encoding rhamnulokinase family protein, with amino-acid sequence MTTVGGGGSGTVAAVDLGASSGRVMLGEVGPNRLDLHSVARFPNNPVRTIDGLHWNILELYRNALSGLQAAVREAPGLASIGIDSWAVDYALLRGDRVLGTPFHYRDGRNPAGAAATHALVPPAELYRQNGLQVLPFNTLYQLAADRAAGDLQAADGLLLIPDLLGFWLTGRRVAERSNASTTGLLHAVGGTSAGWNDALIARLQLPRALFPDLVSAGEPIGALLPGVAAEIGRDSLELVAVGSHDTASAVVAVPMLTDDCAYISSGTWSLVGVELPSPVLTEASRAANFTNEGGVDGRVRYLRNVMGLWLLSESIRSWERGGEQIDLAALLAQAAALPGPGILFDVDDARFLPPGDMPERISDYCLERGIRPPGSRAELVRVIVESLAAAYARALRTITELSGQVVRTVHIVGGGSQNDLLCQLTANHTGLSVQAGPMEATAIGNILVQARTQGYATGSLESLRALVQQAFPPRSFRPEPSGRVPHDNISP
- a CDS encoding bifunctional aldolase/short-chain dehydrogenase, which produces MTNPTAAELIARSNRLGADPRNTNYAGGNTSAKGTEIDPVTGETIELLWVKGSGGDLGTLTEAGLAVLRLDRMRALVNVYLGEDREDEMVAALDYTLHGKGGAAPSIDTPMHGLVDAAHVDHLHPDAGIAIATVADGEALTGTIFGDRVVWVPWRRPGFQLGLDIAAIRAANPQAIGCILGGHGISAWGDTSATCEANSLWIITTATAYIAEHSIAEPFGAVLAGYGPLAEAERRAKAAALAPVLRGLVSTDSAKVGHFTDAPEVLDFLSRTEHPRLAALGTSCPDHFLRTKVKPMLLDLPADASVEDSIARLQELHEAYRADYQDYYDRNAVEGSPAIRGADPLIVLIPGVGMFSYGANKQTARVAGEFYLNAVNVMRGAEGLSSYAPIDEAEKFKIEYWALEEAKLQRMPKAKPLATRVALVTGAASGIGKAIATRLAAEGACVVIADLDLAKAQAAAAEIGSEDVAIGVQANVTDEAQVQASVDAAVLAFGGLDLVVNNAGLSLSKSLLETTVADWDLQHNVMAKGSFLVSRAAAKVLIDQKLGGDIIYISSKNSVFAGPNNIAYSATKADQAHQVRLLAAELGEYGVKVNGINPDGVVRGSGIFAGGWGAKRAAVYGVKEDDLGKYYAQRTLLKREVLPENVANAVFVLCTSDLSHTTGLHIPVDAGVAAAFLR
- the rhaI gene encoding L-rhamnose isomerase, which translates into the protein MTTFDSITPQLATQAIELPSWAFGNSGTRFKVFSTPGTPRTIQEKIADAATVHRHTGLAPSVALHIPWDKVDDYAALRDFAGERGLALGTVNSNTFQDDAYKFGSLTHTDAAVRQKAIDHHFECIDIMHATGSQDLKVWLADGTNYPGQGDIRGRQDRLADSLAKIYARIGENQRLVLEYKFFEPAFYHTDVPDWGTSYAQVSALGERALVCLDTGHHAPGTNIEFIVAQLLRLGKLGSFDFNSRFYADDDLIVGAADPFQLFRILYEVIRGGGFGPDSTVAFMLDQCHNVEDKIPGQIRSVLNVQEMTARALLVDRTALTSAQDAGDVLGANGILMDAFYTDVRPHLANWRETRGLPADPMAAYAASGYQEAIAADRAGGQQAGWGA
- the rhaS gene encoding rhamnose ABC transporter substrate-binding protein; its protein translation is MLFRTHGTRKGRTAAIAAVALSLALVATGCSSDTSSSGGTDEAGGDANLAITFLPKNLGNPYFDTSDNGGKTAIDEFGGTYAEVGPVEATPDGQVSYINTLTQQGVGAIVVSANDPKAIGGALTEARDAGVKVVTFDSDTDPEYRDVFINQADAEGIAKVQVDLIAEQIGDAGEVAILSASANATNQNAWIELMKDELATNHPNITLVETVYGDDDDQTSFDKTAALLQSHPNLKGIMSPTTVGIAAAARYLQTSEYKGTVALTGLGTPNQMRDYVEDGTVTSFALWNPADLGYLAAYAAKALVEGTITGEDGDSFDAGELGEFTVGADGVVLLGDPFVFDKDNIGDFDF
- a CDS encoding ABC transporter permease; translated protein: MSDTTVAGTAATRTYRDYGHPLWRRLLLTRESAVIVLLVIVIVVAMLRVNNFGSPLTMTYLLLDVAPILLIALPMTLIIITGEIDLSVASMVGLSSVLVGILHQGGLSVPVAGLLAVLVGCVGGAINGFLVTVVGLPSLAVTIGSLALYRGLAVGLLGTTAVTDFPQFWTDLAKSKITGTAVPSIMIPFVILLVIFALLLHFTPFGRGIYSIGQSSEAATFSGVNVNRTKFILFVLAGAVSALAGIYYTLRFGSARGDNATGLELQVIAAVLLGGVSIFGGRGALHGVIAGVLLIGVLGSALRLANVTADVINIITGVLLVLSVVSTSFLVWLQNTVQRAGRSRKGRGAAPSA
- a CDS encoding ABC transporter permease; amino-acid sequence: MTPTRGEPAVRLLKSFIGARETSILLALIVVIVAATAVNPNFIFSSDGWRDLLLTPAILILVAIGQAIVIITRSVDLSVGSVLGLTAYLTGRLFIDIPGIPVVAVFVAGIVFGGLLGLINGALVAFARVPALVITLGTLYAYRGINVLWAGSDRINASDMPKDFLALGTGSLLGIPLLTLIALVVLAAAGWYMRNTRGGREFYAIGSEPAAAELYGLKVTRRILIAFIACGSLAGLAGVLYAARYGTINSQAGSGFELDAVGAAVIGGVAIFGGSGTVWGAALGAALLLTINRALPILGVPDFWQRAVVGALIIGAIVLDRILALRQSRKLREERDDAHE